In Scylla paramamosain isolate STU-SP2022 chromosome 1, ASM3559412v1, whole genome shotgun sequence, one DNA window encodes the following:
- the LOC135097811 gene encoding uncharacterized protein LOC135097811 — MPQRENRTAQLVTRLFNYANGTTLEFNFDVDGFKNIIVDQSEKNVIQIRTNASTEERAMQWLQVYMKKFKTSLNVVRKYNVTKKLHMRHIYQCQHGRKRSQGIKKIYSGCTLSVDIKIKAITKYNKMHDKYVQDYPCIVNIIGEHNHSTGSASALNQLKLLQETKKDFAIYFDAGMTAAQARRIHQERKMFDLSDMANNSINPKPRVVNYLRQLWVADNHGSLEKPDMLFAIKKYAENHPSSKIAWDEDDNRFVVVLATEFMLRIHKEFREAGEVVFVDTTSHVNQIKTAVTPLLCASPAGAMPLGVILSSSQDELSYTKGFGLLKDVLGDVAFFGKNYPDCFMTDNCKTEKKALCNVWPHAKQYICIFHLLQQVWKWLCTSGCVKKEDRPNMMSVAQRLVYTKTDSEFTEVWKTYLSREDSLKYRSYTKYLSKLVEQQQFWSSHHRTGTLPHGHNTSNFAESTMCIIKDIVHNRCKGFNTCHLLIYMNEVFDSYMKRRLLDLALGRKDNCAKLHTINETFSIQRDDEQYLVSSSSHTGVVYVVDMKIGLCECPQGQMGDICKHQVACAESKSLELLQAFTDSPERRQWLASVALGKKTPPLEFLVCEKMTPVSSERCRAEIDDTVPGSSKENNDTVPRGTKEINDTVPGGSEEINDTVPGGSKEIDDAVPGGNKETDNTVPGGSKEIDDAVPGGSEETDDTVPGGSEEINDIVPGGIKEIIVTGPGANEANNQQSKRENVPKMVLQPHPALAMYTNSLIEDIRKYVDEYGDKDTQSALDSFQKKLRAVRSSNALNALFV, encoded by the exons atgcctcagagagagaacaggacTGCGCAACTGGTGACTCGACTCTTTAACTATGCTAATG gcactACGCTGGAATTTAATTTTGATGTTGATGGTTTCAAGAACATAATAGTAgatcaaagtgaaaaaaatgttatccAGATACGAACAAATGCAAGCACAGAGGAGCGCGCTATGCAATGGCTAcaagtgtatatgaagaagttcaAGACTTCATTAAATGTAGTAAGGAAATATAATGTCACCAAAAAATTGCACATGAGGCACATTTATCAATGCCAGCATGGTCGCAAACGGAGtcaaggaataaagaaaatttattCTGG ATGCACCTTGAGCGTGGATATCAAGATCAAGGCCATTACCAAGTACAACAAAATGCATGACAAATATGTGCAGGACTATCCATGCATTGTCAATATTATAGGAGAACACAACCACAGCACTGGGTCAGCAAGTGCCTTAAATCAACTTAAGTTACtccaagaaacaaaaaaggattTTGCAATTTACTTTGATGCTG GCATGACTGCAGCTCAGGCAAGGCGAATTCATCAAGAGAGAAAGATGTTTGACTTGTCTGACATGGCCAACAACAGTATCAACCCCAAGCCTCGTGTTGTTAACTACCTCAGACAACTTTGGGTGGCTGATAATCATGGTAGTCTGGAAAAACCTGATATGCTTTTTGCCATAAAAAAGTATGCAGAAAACCACCCTTCTTCCAAGATAGCTTGGGATGAAGATGACAACAGATTTGTTGTGGTTTTGGCAACAGAATTTATGTTGCGTATCCACAAAGAATTCAGAGAAGCTGGGGAAGTTGTCTTTGTGGATACTACCAGTCATGTGAACCAGATCAAGACAGCTGTAACTCCACTGCTTTGTGCCAGCCCAGCTGGAGCCATGCCACTTGGTGTGATCTTATCATCATCGCAAGATGAATTGTCTTATACAAAAG GTTTTGGCCTACTCAAAGATGTGCTTGGAGATGTTGCCTTCTTTGGGAAGAACTATCCAGATTGCTTCATGACAGACAACTGCAAGACAGAAAAGAAGGCTCTCTGCAATGTTTGGCCACATGCCAaacaatatatatgtattttccaTCTGCTGCAGCAGGTGTGGAAATGGCTTTGTACCTCTGGCTGTGTAAAAAAGGAAGACCGCCCCAATATGATGAGCGTAGCTCAGAGGTTGGTGTATACCAAAACTGACTCTGAGTTCACAGAGGTGTGGAAAACATACTTATCTAGGGAAGATTCTCTAAAATACCGCTCTTACACCAA ATACCTTTCCAAATTGGTTGAGCAGCAACAATTTTGGAGCTCACACCACCGCACTGGAACTCTGCCCCATGGCCACAACACCAGTAATTTTGCTGAATCAACTATGTGCATCATAAAAGATATTGTTCACAACag atgcaaGGGATTCAACACATGTCATCTCCTTATTTACATGAATGAGGTATTTGACTCTTATATGAAGAGGCGGCTGTTGGACTTGGCCTTGGGGAGGAAAGACAACTGTGCAAAGCTACACACAATCAATGAAACGTTCTCCATTCAAAGAGATGATGAACAATACCTAGTATCCAGTTCATCACACACTGGGGTTGTATATGTCGTGGATATGAAGATTGGACTTTGTGAATGTCCGCAGGGTCAGATGGGCGACATATGCAAGCACCAAGTGGCTTGTGCAGAGAGTAAATCCTTGGAACTCCTACAGGCCTTCACTGATTCGCCTGAGCGTCGCCAGTGGCTAGCCTCTGTGGCACTGGGCAAAAAGACACCACCTCTTGAGTTCTTAGTGTGTGAGAAAATGACTCCAGTGTCATCAGAGAGGTGTCGTGCCGAAATCGATGACACAGTACCTGGGAGCAGCAAGGAAAACAATGACACAGTACCTAGAGGCACCAAGGAAATCAATGACACTGTACCTGGAGGCAGTGAGGAAATCAATGACACAGTACCTGGAGGCAGCAAGGAAATTGATGACGCAGTACCTGGAGGCAACAAGGAAACTGATAACACAGTACCTGGAGGCAGCAAGGAAATTGATGACGCAGTACCTGGAGGCAGTGAGGAAACTGATGACACAGTACCTGGAGGCAGCGAGGAAATCAATGACATAGTACCTGGAGGCATCAAGGAAATCATTGTCACAGGACCTGGAGCCAACGAGGCAAATAATCAGCAATCCAAGAGGGAAAATGTTCCCAAAATGGTGTTGCAGCCTCACCCAGCTCTTGCCATGTACACCAACAGCCTGATTGAAGATATACGGAAGTATGTGGATGAGTATGGTGACAAAGACACACAGTCTGCTCTAGACTCCTTTCAAAAGAAGCTCAGAGCAGTACGCTCCTCCAATGCCTTGAATGCTTTATTTGTTTAA
- the LOC135101239 gene encoding tigger transposable element-derived protein 1-like, with the protein MPPKRSVSSSLSSKVKQSRVPITLAKKVEIVKKHRSGEKRANLLNIRIQNEDASADTEAAKKCPEEITRIIEEGGYSPKQVFNLDETALLWKKMPSQTYISREENSTRTQSKQGLPDIPFWTTSQTVLPFMKRYTKANNLDNKYLLILDNAQSSKNIGRLMLLYQVCFSSSKYYCYPATYGSGCNSHFQGTSHLTVYEAACDGKMTVKEFWKNFNIKHALEIIKFSWDEITPSNMNGVWKNLCPACVHSLKGFTKKELPAVHKQIASLAKDVGFEKVDDMADLFTSHTQELTGEELFHLEKHCESDSEGAPVAKEFTIKQLREIIDDGRCLAEKAIEFDPQFDRALDFKSIIMDGLRRYEKLQQKKASAVQKIRDFFKPKSSPSPSTSSSTNGLPSYFKIIKKDVDDPAPISSTKELPSSLSDQGEAGRF; encoded by the exons ATGCCTCCCAAGCGGTCAGTGAGTTCCAGTCTTAGCAGTAAGGTCAAACAATCTAGAGTGCCAATAACACTCGCAAAGAAGGTGGAAATTGTTAAGAAGCACAGGAGTGGAGA GAAGCGTGCGAACCTCTTGAACATTAGAATTCAAAATGAAGATGCTAGCGCTGACACAGAGGCTGCCAAGAAATGTCCAGAGGAGATAACTAGGATTATTGAGGAGGGAGGCTACTCTCCCAAGCAAGTTTTTAACCTTGACGAAACTGCCCTCCTCTGGAAGAAGATGCCATCCCAAACTTACATCTCAAGGGAAGAAAACAGCACCAGGACACAAAGTAAGCAAGGACTGCCTGACATTCCTTTTTG GACTACATCACAGACTGTTTTACCTTTCATGAAGAGATACACAAAGGCAAATAACCTTGACAACAAATATCTGCTGATCCTTGACAATGCTCAGTCATCCAAAAACATTGGAAGACTCATGCTCTTATAtcaagtttgtttttcttcctctaaatACTACTGCTATCCTGCAACCTATGGCTCAGGGTGTAATAGCCACTTTCAAGGCACATCACACCTGACAGTGTATGAGGCAGCTTGTGATGGCAAAATGACAGTGAAGGAATTCTGGAAGAATTTTAACATTAAACATGCTCTTGAGATAATCAAATTTTCATGGGATGAAATAACACCCTCTAATATGAATGGAGTGTGGAAGAATCTGTGTCCTGCATGTGTACATAGCCTTAAGGGATTTACAAAGAAAGAGCTACCAGCTGTGCACAAACAGATTGCATCCCTTGCAAAAGATGTTGGCTTTGAGAAGGTTGATGATATGGCAGACCTTTTCACCTCCCACACTCAAGAGCTGACTGGTGAGGAGCTCTTTCACCTGGAAAAGCACTGTGAAAGTGATAGTGAAGGTGCCCCAGTTGCCAAGGAGTTCACCATCAAACAACTGAGAGAAATAATTGATGATGGTAGATGCCTTGCAGAAAAAGCCATTGAGTTTGACCCTCAGTTTGACAGGGCTTTGGACTTCAAGAGTATCATTATGGATGGGCTGAGGAGATATGAAAAACTTCAACAAAAGAAAGCCAGTGCTGTTCAAAAGATCAGGGATTTCTTCAAGCCTAAAtcctcaccttcaccatcaaCATCTTCCTCCACCAATGGCCTGCCCTCCTACTTCAAGATCATCAAGAAGGATGTAGATGATCCTGCCCCAATATCTAGCACTAAGGAGCTTCCCTCTTCCCTGAGTGAtcaaggagaagcaggaagattCTAA